The following are from one region of the Amycolatopsis sp. QT-25 genome:
- a CDS encoding DUF72 domain-containing protein: MIDVAELRIGTSGWRYPPWRGDFYPRGLVQRRELEYLSSRMNSAEINGSFYSLQRPERYRAWVEQTPDDFVFAVKGGRFITHMKQLRDVETPLANFFASGVLALGRKLGPFLWQLPPRLAFDAERIEGFFELLPRTSHAAAELAHKHDDKLKAEPHTDPKPRRKLRHAVEVRHPSFAEPESLALFRKHGIALVVADTAGKFPFIDEMTSDEFAYVRLHGDEELYVSGYGDEALRKWARKIEGWRRDTYVYFDNDVKVEAPKNAIALAELLA; the protein is encoded by the coding sequence GTGATCGACGTCGCGGAGCTGAGGATCGGCACTTCGGGCTGGCGTTACCCACCCTGGCGCGGGGACTTCTATCCTCGCGGCCTGGTACAGCGGCGCGAGCTGGAGTACCTGTCGTCCCGGATGAACTCGGCGGAGATCAACGGCTCGTTCTACTCACTGCAGCGTCCCGAGCGGTACCGGGCGTGGGTCGAGCAGACACCGGACGACTTCGTCTTCGCCGTCAAGGGCGGCCGCTTCATCACGCATATGAAGCAGCTACGGGACGTCGAGACGCCGCTGGCGAACTTCTTCGCCTCCGGGGTGCTGGCGCTCGGCCGGAAACTGGGGCCGTTCCTCTGGCAGCTGCCACCGCGGCTGGCGTTCGACGCGGAGCGGATCGAGGGGTTCTTCGAGCTGTTGCCGCGCACCAGTCACGCCGCCGCCGAGCTCGCGCACAAGCACGACGACAAGCTGAAGGCCGAACCGCACACCGATCCGAAGCCTCGCCGGAAGCTCCGGCACGCCGTCGAAGTACGGCATCCGAGCTTCGCCGAGCCCGAAAGTCTCGCACTGTTCCGGAAACACGGCATCGCGCTCGTGGTCGCCGACACCGCGGGCAAGTTCCCGTTCATCGACGAGATGACCAGCGACGAGTTCGCGTACGTCCGCTTGCACGGCGACGAGGAACTGTACGTCAGCGGGTACGGCGACGAGGCCTTGCGGAAGTGGGCCCGGAAGATCGAGGGCTGGCGCCGCGACACGTACGTCTACTTCGACAACGACGTCAAGGTCGAGGCGCCCAAGAACGCGATCGCCCTCGCGGAACTCCTGGCTTGA